A window of the Microbacterium sp. LWH13-1.2 genome harbors these coding sequences:
- a CDS encoding shikimate kinase, with translation MTSEAEQLTLVLVGPMAAGKTSVGRRVAKKLGVPFIDTDKRVVAAHGPIPGIFADHGEAHFRSLERAEVADALRAGGVISLGGGAVTDPGTRALLREHPVVFLTVSPEAVVHRINAGGRPLLAGDDPVGRWTQIFEERRGWYDEVASVTFDTSRRPMQRIADDIVAWRRERA, from the coding sequence ATGACGAGCGAAGCTGAGCAGCTGACGCTGGTGCTGGTCGGTCCGATGGCGGCCGGGAAGACCAGCGTCGGTCGCCGCGTCGCCAAGAAGCTCGGCGTGCCGTTCATCGACACCGACAAGCGCGTCGTCGCCGCCCACGGCCCGATCCCCGGGATCTTCGCCGACCACGGCGAGGCACATTTCCGCTCGCTCGAACGGGCGGAGGTCGCCGACGCGCTGAGGGCGGGCGGGGTGATCTCGCTCGGAGGCGGCGCGGTGACGGATCCCGGGACGCGGGCGCTGCTGCGCGAGCATCCCGTCGTCTTCCTGACCGTGTCGCCGGAGGCGGTCGTGCACCGCATCAATGCGGGTGGCCGACCGCTGCTCGCGGGGGACGATCCGGTCGGGCGCTGGACGCAGATCTTCGAAGAACGTCGAGGCTGGTATGACGAGGTGGCATCCGTGACGTTCGACACGTCGCGACGCCCCATGCAGCGCATCGCCGACGACATCGTGGCATGGAGGAGAGAACGAGCATGA
- the aroC gene encoding chorismate synthase, with protein sequence MLRVLTAGESHGPELIAVMEGLPSGVPVSSEAIQADLARRKLGYGRGSRMKFEQDELTISGGVRHGRTLGSPIALRIGNTEWPKWIEVMNPEPVELTDKSRGRSAPLTRPRPGHADLVGMQKYDFDEARPILERASARETAARVALGAIARSFLGELGIRLVSHTLSIGPVQVPPGSPLPTPDDVETLDADPLRCFDPATSALMVAEVDDAKKDGDTLGGIVEVLAYGLPPGLGSHVHWDRRLDARLAQALMSIQAIKGVEVGDGFETTRRRGSAAHDELFATADGISRGSDRAGGTEGGMSTGTVLRVRAGMKPIATVPHALRTIDIASGEDATAHHQRSDVCAVPAAGVVAEAMVAVELANAVLEKFGGDSIRETRRNLDGYLAGIPAELRTTPASEAALIAHDERS encoded by the coding sequence ATGCTCCGCGTGCTCACGGCCGGCGAATCGCACGGCCCAGAACTCATTGCCGTCATGGAGGGTCTGCCCTCGGGCGTCCCCGTGTCCTCAGAGGCGATCCAGGCCGATCTCGCACGTCGCAAGCTCGGCTACGGCCGCGGCTCGCGTATGAAGTTCGAGCAGGACGAGCTCACCATCTCCGGCGGTGTCCGTCACGGCAGGACGCTCGGCAGCCCGATCGCCCTGCGCATCGGGAATACCGAGTGGCCGAAGTGGATCGAGGTCATGAACCCCGAACCCGTCGAGCTCACCGACAAGTCGAGGGGTCGCAGCGCGCCGCTCACCCGACCGCGCCCCGGCCATGCCGATCTCGTGGGCATGCAGAAGTACGACTTCGACGAGGCGCGCCCGATCCTCGAGCGTGCCAGCGCCCGCGAGACCGCCGCCCGTGTCGCGCTCGGTGCGATCGCCCGGTCGTTCCTCGGCGAACTCGGCATCCGTCTCGTGAGCCACACGCTGTCGATCGGTCCCGTGCAGGTGCCGCCAGGTTCCCCGCTTCCGACTCCCGATGACGTGGAGACGCTCGACGCCGACCCGCTGCGCTGCTTCGATCCGGCCACGTCCGCCCTCATGGTGGCCGAGGTCGACGACGCCAAGAAGGACGGCGACACCCTCGGCGGGATCGTCGAGGTCCTCGCCTACGGCCTGCCTCCCGGGCTGGGCTCGCACGTGCACTGGGACCGCCGCCTCGACGCGCGTCTCGCGCAGGCGCTCATGAGCATCCAGGCGATCAAGGGCGTCGAGGTCGGTGACGGCTTCGAGACGACCCGTCGCCGGGGTTCCGCAGCTCACGACGAGCTGTTCGCCACTGCCGACGGCATCTCGCGCGGCTCTGACCGTGCGGGAGGCACCGAGGGCGGGATGTCCACCGGCACTGTGCTGCGCGTTCGCGCCGGAATGAAGCCCATCGCGACCGTCCCGCACGCCCTCCGGACGATCGACATCGCCTCCGGCGAGGATGCCACGGCCCACCACCAGCGCTCGGACGTGTGCGCTGTGCCCGCTGCCGGTGTCGTGGCCGAGGCCATGGTCGCCGTCGAACTGGCGAACGCCGTGCTCGAGAAGTTCGGTGGCGACAGCATCCGCGAGACGCGTCGCAACCTCGACGGGTATCTGGCCGGCATTCCGGCCGAGCTGCGGACGACCCCGGCGTCCGAGGCGGCGCTCATCGCGCATGACGAGCGAAGCTGA
- a CDS encoding shikimate dehydrogenase encodes MTPRHLAVWGDPIAHSKSPRLHAAAYGVLGLDWEYSSRQVDESVFDDALASLDDSWLGLSLTMPLKERAHRAAATRDTHAELTGAVNTLLLTDVAQGFNTDVGGIIDALGEHGLGEVGRVRVLGAGATAASAVVACVELGARSIEVRARRPERAATLIALGARLGVDVTADAFAADADQVDLTVATLPSGSALDDATAVRLAERGGALFDVAYSPWPSALATAWTGGQAISGEGMLLWQAVRQIRIFRHGDQTIALPGEDGVVAAMRAVL; translated from the coding sequence ATGACGCCTCGGCATCTCGCGGTGTGGGGCGACCCGATCGCACATTCGAAGTCGCCGCGGCTGCATGCGGCCGCGTACGGCGTGCTCGGCCTCGACTGGGAGTACTCGAGTCGGCAGGTCGACGAGAGCGTTTTCGACGATGCCCTCGCGTCGCTCGATGACTCCTGGCTCGGTCTGTCGCTCACGATGCCGCTGAAAGAGCGGGCCCATCGGGCCGCAGCGACACGCGACACGCACGCCGAGCTCACGGGCGCAGTCAACACACTGCTCCTGACGGACGTCGCGCAGGGCTTCAACACCGATGTCGGCGGAATCATCGACGCCCTCGGCGAGCACGGCCTCGGCGAAGTGGGCCGCGTCCGCGTCCTCGGCGCCGGTGCGACTGCGGCATCCGCAGTCGTCGCGTGCGTCGAACTCGGCGCCCGGTCGATCGAGGTGCGCGCACGTCGCCCCGAGCGCGCCGCGACGCTCATCGCGCTCGGCGCGCGACTCGGAGTCGATGTGACCGCAGACGCGTTCGCCGCGGACGCAGACCAGGTCGATCTCACCGTGGCGACCCTTCCGAGCGGTTCGGCCCTCGACGACGCGACCGCTGTGCGTCTCGCCGAGCGAGGCGGAGCGTTGTTCGACGTCGCCTACTCGCCATGGCCCTCCGCACTCGCCACCGCCTGGACGGGCGGCCAGGCGATCTCGGGCGAAGGGATGCTGCTCTGGCAGGCCGTACGGCAGATCCGGATCTTCCGACACGGGGATCAGACCATCGCATTGCCCGGCGAAGATGGCGTGGTCGCCGCGATGAGAGCAGTTCTGTAA
- the mltG gene encoding endolytic transglycosylase MltG: protein MPERESSSPQHDPDARLGDLFENLPDPSQQSPTVDNTPPAPGSRRAAREAAAAQAPGGQAPVPEPQEPRSDDDASTRALPVTGPAQSPDIRADDSATRGGDHVSAARDGVLTSDADRDGPSAPVVADAAVPATAAASGAAGSGGRLEDLFHAHTDEDSGSRPPKKKKRRTGCLVALIIVLAVIGGIVGTGIWAWNTYGDKISDALGWGEPADWEPGIASGEVLVTVQEGDTGSPVSTALYEAGVTRTDEVFYDYLVKENIAITFYPGIYRLQEKMTAAAALEALQDPANKLENSASVGEGATIESSLPGMAESLGMPIEDLQAAVDADPATYGVTAQTLEGWLFPAVYTFDPGVTATQVIQRMVDRTKESLDAAGVPAEDAQRVLTIASIIQREGLTADFPKVSRVIQNRLDIDMKLQMDSTAQYGYGSLHEGVVSSSAEALEDPNDWNTYVHTGLPITPIASPSDAAIDAAMHPADGPWLYFVTVNLATGETQFSVTYEEHLQGVEKWEKWCQENPDGGCSAG, encoded by the coding sequence ATGCCCGAACGTGAGAGTTCTTCACCTCAGCACGATCCGGACGCCCGCCTCGGCGACCTGTTCGAGAATCTTCCCGATCCGTCGCAGCAGAGCCCGACGGTCGACAACACGCCACCGGCTCCCGGGTCGCGCCGAGCCGCCCGCGAGGCGGCTGCGGCGCAGGCGCCCGGCGGTCAGGCGCCTGTGCCTGAACCGCAGGAGCCCCGTTCGGACGACGACGCCTCGACCCGCGCACTTCCCGTGACCGGTCCCGCCCAGTCGCCCGACATCCGCGCCGACGACTCCGCGACACGCGGCGGTGACCACGTCTCCGCAGCTCGCGACGGCGTCCTCACATCCGACGCAGATCGTGACGGACCATCCGCGCCCGTCGTCGCAGATGCAGCCGTGCCCGCGACCGCCGCAGCCTCAGGCGCTGCGGGTTCCGGTGGACGCCTCGAAGATCTCTTCCACGCGCACACCGATGAGGACTCCGGGAGTCGCCCTCCGAAGAAGAAGAAGCGCCGCACCGGCTGCCTCGTGGCGCTGATCATCGTGCTCGCCGTGATCGGAGGCATCGTCGGCACCGGAATCTGGGCCTGGAACACGTACGGCGACAAGATCAGCGACGCACTCGGATGGGGTGAGCCGGCCGACTGGGAGCCCGGCATCGCGTCCGGCGAAGTGCTCGTCACCGTCCAGGAGGGCGACACCGGCTCACCCGTGTCGACTGCACTGTACGAAGCGGGTGTCACCCGTACCGACGAGGTCTTCTACGATTACCTCGTCAAGGAGAACATTGCCATCACGTTCTACCCCGGCATCTACCGGCTTCAGGAGAAGATGACGGCCGCGGCCGCGCTCGAGGCGCTTCAGGACCCCGCGAACAAGCTCGAGAACTCGGCGAGCGTCGGCGAGGGCGCGACGATCGAGTCGTCGCTTCCCGGCATGGCGGAGTCTCTCGGGATGCCGATCGAAGACCTCCAGGCCGCTGTGGACGCGGATCCCGCGACCTACGGTGTGACCGCGCAGACTCTCGAGGGCTGGCTCTTCCCCGCCGTCTACACGTTCGATCCCGGCGTCACCGCGACGCAGGTGATCCAGCGCATGGTCGACCGCACCAAGGAGTCGCTGGATGCCGCCGGCGTTCCCGCCGAAGACGCGCAGCGTGTGCTGACGATCGCGTCGATCATCCAGCGCGAGGGACTCACGGCGGACTTCCCGAAGGTGTCGCGCGTGATCCAGAACCGCCTGGACATCGACATGAAGCTCCAGATGGACTCGACCGCGCAGTACGGCTACGGCTCGCTGCACGAGGGCGTCGTCTCGAGCTCGGCCGAGGCGCTCGAGGATCCCAACGACTGGAACACCTACGTGCACACGGGGTTGCCGATCACGCCGATCGCCAGCCCGAGCGATGCCGCCATCGATGCGGCCATGCACCCGGCTGACGGTCCGTGGCTGTACTTCGTCACCGTCAACCTCGCCACGGGAGAGACCCAGTTCTCGGTGACCTACGAGGAGCACCTCCAGGGCGTCGAGAAGTGGGAGAAGTGGTGCCAGGAGAACCCCGACGGGGGATGCTCGGCCGGATGA
- the ruvX gene encoding Holliday junction resolvase RuvX yields the protein MSGFRRGVRLGIDVGRARVGVARCDPDGMLAVPVETVQRNDSAIDRIAEIAQDFDLLEFVVGLPVNLQGADTASTTDAREFAAALQSRTGTPVRLVDERLSTVTAHAALRSSGRSQKKSRSIVDQIAAVVLLQQAIDTEKSTGNPPGDTIPLDEESPR from the coding sequence GTGAGCGGATTCCGTCGCGGTGTGCGGCTCGGTATCGACGTCGGACGTGCACGTGTCGGGGTCGCTCGCTGCGACCCCGACGGCATGCTCGCCGTCCCAGTGGAGACGGTCCAGCGCAACGACTCGGCGATCGACCGGATCGCGGAGATCGCACAGGACTTCGACCTGCTCGAGTTCGTGGTCGGCCTTCCGGTGAATCTGCAGGGTGCCGACACGGCATCCACGACCGATGCGCGGGAGTTCGCGGCGGCGCTGCAGTCGCGGACGGGCACGCCCGTCCGTCTCGTGGACGAGCGTCTGAGCACGGTCACCGCACACGCCGCATTGCGCTCTTCGGGCAGATCTCAGAAGAAGTCTCGTAGCATTGTGGATCAGATCGCCGCGGTGGTTCTGCTGCAGCAGGCGATCGACACGGAGAAGAGCACCGGAAACCCGCCCGGTGACACGATTCCGCTCGACGAGGAGTCCCCACGCTAA
- the alaS gene encoding alanine--tRNA ligase, with protein MKTAEIAQRYLDYFEKNDHVIVPSASLVSDDPSLLFTVAGMVPMIPYLTGVVPAPHPRIADLQKCIRTNDIEEVGKTARHGTFFQMMGNWSFGDYFKEGAIRYAWELLTSSEADGGMGFDEKDLWVTVYETDDEAESIWRDIIGLKPERIQRLGRADNYWNTGQPGPGGPDSEIFFDRGPAYGKDGGPAADDSRFLEIWNLVFMQDFIENIRGKTEFDIVGELPQKNIDTGMGLERVAFLKQGVENMYETDQVRPVLDRAVELSGRRYGAVHEDDVRFRVVADHVRSSLMLLSDGVRPSNEGRGYILRRLMRRTVRSMRLLGVDEAVFPELFATSRDAMKSAYPELEKDWSTLSAAAFAEEETFRRTLASGSTILDLALDETKKGGATTLSGPEAFLLHDTYGFPIDLTLEVAEEAGLDVDRAAFDTLMQEQRSRAKADARNRKRQLADVSVYRDLRALGETGFDGYSELEVDSRILGILVDGQPARSAAEGQIAEVVLAETTLYAESGGQVADKGVIVGPGFELDVLDVQRPVPGLISHTVEVTRGVVTVDDAATTVVDAANRRAARQAHSATHLVHAALRDTLGPTATQAGSLNRAGYMRFDFSWSQALSADTRTEIEEITNRAVNDALEVSTRILTLDEAKEAGAMALFGEKYGDVVRMVDIGGPWSRELCAGTHVSSSAEIGLVSVVGESSVGASNRRIEALVGQDAFRELAAERALVSQLTTSLKTPRDQLAERIADLSASLKAAEKRIAQFESKERAGQVPAIAESADRVGAFRVAARSLGEVASADDVRELVLGVRDRLGSDAAVVALGAVVNGRPVVVVATNDAARAAGAKAGALAKRAASVLGGGGGGRDDVAQGGGTDAAALPAALEAVSQELQSA; from the coding sequence ATGAAAACTGCGGAGATCGCGCAGCGCTACCTCGATTACTTCGAGAAGAACGACCACGTCATCGTCCCCTCGGCCTCCCTGGTCAGCGACGACCCGTCCCTGCTGTTCACGGTCGCCGGAATGGTGCCGATGATCCCGTACCTCACGGGCGTCGTCCCCGCACCGCATCCGCGCATCGCGGATCTGCAGAAGTGCATCCGCACCAACGACATCGAAGAGGTCGGCAAGACCGCGCGTCACGGCACCTTCTTCCAGATGATGGGCAACTGGTCGTTCGGCGACTACTTCAAAGAGGGCGCCATCCGCTACGCGTGGGAGCTGCTGACGAGCTCCGAGGCCGACGGCGGCATGGGGTTCGACGAGAAGGACCTCTGGGTCACCGTCTACGAGACGGATGACGAGGCCGAATCCATCTGGCGCGACATCATCGGCCTGAAACCCGAGCGCATCCAGCGCCTCGGGCGCGCCGACAACTACTGGAACACCGGGCAGCCCGGCCCCGGCGGCCCGGACTCCGAGATCTTCTTCGACCGCGGCCCCGCATACGGCAAGGACGGCGGTCCTGCGGCAGACGACTCGAGGTTCCTGGAGATCTGGAACCTCGTGTTCATGCAGGACTTCATCGAGAACATCCGCGGCAAGACGGAATTCGACATCGTGGGGGAGCTGCCCCAGAAGAACATCGACACGGGCATGGGACTCGAGCGCGTCGCGTTCCTCAAGCAGGGCGTCGAGAACATGTACGAGACGGATCAGGTGCGCCCGGTGCTCGACCGGGCCGTCGAGCTCTCGGGTCGCCGCTACGGGGCGGTGCACGAAGACGACGTCCGCTTCCGCGTCGTCGCCGACCATGTCCGCTCCTCACTGATGCTGCTGTCCGATGGAGTCCGGCCGTCCAACGAGGGTCGCGGATACATCCTGCGCCGCCTGATGCGACGCACGGTGCGCTCGATGCGTCTGCTCGGCGTCGACGAGGCGGTGTTCCCCGAGCTCTTCGCCACCTCGCGTGACGCCATGAAGTCGGCGTACCCCGAGCTCGAGAAGGACTGGTCGACGCTGTCGGCCGCTGCCTTCGCCGAGGAGGAGACCTTCCGGCGCACGCTCGCTTCCGGGTCGACGATCCTCGACCTCGCGCTCGACGAGACGAAGAAGGGCGGAGCGACGACCCTCAGCGGTCCTGAGGCGTTCCTCCTGCACGACACCTACGGCTTCCCGATCGACCTCACCCTCGAGGTCGCGGAGGAGGCAGGTCTCGACGTCGACCGTGCGGCTTTCGACACCCTGATGCAGGAGCAGCGCTCCCGCGCCAAGGCCGATGCACGCAACCGCAAGCGTCAGCTCGCCGATGTCTCGGTCTACCGTGACCTGCGCGCGCTGGGCGAGACCGGCTTCGACGGTTACTCCGAGCTCGAGGTCGACTCGCGCATCCTCGGGATTCTCGTCGACGGCCAGCCGGCGCGCAGCGCCGCGGAGGGGCAGATCGCCGAGGTCGTGCTCGCCGAGACGACGCTCTACGCGGAGTCGGGTGGACAGGTCGCCGACAAGGGCGTGATCGTGGGCCCCGGGTTCGAACTCGACGTGCTCGATGTTCAGCGCCCGGTTCCGGGGCTCATCAGCCACACAGTCGAGGTCACGCGTGGCGTCGTCACGGTCGATGATGCTGCCACGACGGTGGTCGACGCGGCCAACCGCCGCGCCGCCCGGCAGGCGCACTCCGCGACGCATCTCGTGCATGCCGCGCTGCGCGACACGCTCGGCCCGACCGCCACGCAGGCGGGCTCGCTCAACCGCGCCGGTTACATGCGCTTCGACTTCTCGTGGTCGCAGGCGCTGTCGGCAGACACGCGCACCGAGATCGAGGAGATCACCAATCGCGCGGTCAACGACGCCCTTGAGGTCTCGACCCGCATCCTGACCCTCGATGAGGCGAAGGAGGCGGGCGCCATGGCACTGTTCGGCGAGAAGTACGGCGACGTCGTGCGCATGGTCGACATCGGTGGTCCCTGGTCGCGTGAGCTCTGCGCAGGAACCCATGTGAGCTCGAGCGCCGAGATCGGTCTCGTCAGCGTCGTCGGCGAGTCTTCGGTCGGCGCGTCGAACCGTCGCATCGAGGCTCTGGTCGGACAGGACGCATTCCGCGAGCTGGCCGCCGAGCGCGCTCTCGTCTCGCAGCTGACCACCTCGCTCAAGACCCCGCGCGATCAGCTCGCCGAGCGCATCGCGGACCTCTCCGCGAGCCTGAAAGCGGCGGAGAAGCGCATCGCGCAGTTCGAGTCCAAGGAGCGCGCAGGTCAGGTCCCGGCCATCGCGGAGTCCGCGGATCGTGTCGGAGCCTTCCGTGTCGCGGCACGGTCTCTCGGTGAGGTCGCCTCGGCCGACGACGTGCGTGAGCTGGTGCTCGGGGTGCGCGACCGTCTCGGATCGGACGCTGCGGTCGTCGCTCTCGGCGCCGTGGTGAACGGTCGCCCGGTGGTCGTCGTCGCGACGAACGATGCCGCCCGCGCGGCAGGCGCGAAGGCCGGTGCGCTGGCAAAGCGCGCCGCTTCCGTGCTCGGCGGCGGAGGCGGCGGTCGTGACGACGTCGCCCAGGGCGGCGGCACGGACGCCGCGGCTCTTCCCGCTGCTCTCGAGGCCGTGTCGCAGGAGCTGCAGTCAGCGTGA